In one window of Candidatus Sulfuricurvum sp. RIFRC-1 DNA:
- the ppsA gene encoding phosphoenolpyruvate synthase — MKYIRRLDSLRLEDIALVGGKNASLGEMISSLKSLGVKVPEGFAVTADGYRFFIKHNDFEAPIRHFFEGVDLTDIEALNRCGDAIRSLILTGEMPEILKTEIAESYRIMEREYDMVSVDVAVRSSATAEDLPDASFAGQQESYLNVRGETMLIEHVKRCFASLFTDRAISYRHSRGYDHFAVALSVGVQKMIRSDKASSGVMFTIDTENGSENLILINSIWGLGENIVGGRVNPDEFYVFKPTLKEGKISILKRQLGSKALSMTYDERHHTMNLSTPKELQETFSINDDEVATLATYALTIEEHYTAIAGEYRPMDIEWAKDGLSGELFIVQARPETVQSRKLSNNSLEQYHLSEAIENKILLSGKAIGEKIGSGRVKIIHSPHEGEKFNAGDVLVADITDPDWEPIMKKASAVITNRGGRTCHAAIVAREIGVPTIVGTVNATDMLHDGDEVTVSCAEGESGRVYAGLIDYEITNIDLGNLAPTVTKLYMNVGNPDIAFKVAKLPNDGVGLARMEFIITNYVAAHPMALVELSQGKEINEMKAVRKAMRGYDDPKRFFIDKIAEGVGMIAAAFYPRPVIVRTSDFKSNEYKHMVGGKSYENDEENPMIGFRGASRYYSPEYKEAFMWECEALKRVRDEMGLSNVKVMLPFVRTPDEGRKAIAVMHEAGLVQGENGLEIYAMCEIPSNVILADQFLEIFDGYSIGSNDLTQLTLGVDRDSALVAAVFDERNPAVTRILSQAIRACKERGKYIGICGQAPSDYPEITRFLVEEGIDSISLNPDSLLKMRQVVSEFEAKK; from the coding sequence ATGAAGTATATTCGCCGTTTGGATTCATTGAGATTAGAGGATATTGCTTTAGTGGGAGGTAAAAATGCCTCGTTGGGGGAGATGATCAGTTCACTCAAATCATTGGGCGTTAAAGTTCCCGAAGGTTTTGCCGTAACTGCTGATGGGTATCGTTTTTTTATCAAACATAATGATTTTGAAGCTCCGATACGACATTTTTTTGAGGGGGTGGATCTCACCGACATCGAAGCACTGAATCGCTGCGGGGATGCGATACGTTCTTTAATACTAACGGGTGAAATGCCAGAAATATTAAAAACTGAAATTGCCGAAAGTTACCGTATCATGGAACGTGAATACGATATGGTGAGTGTGGATGTTGCGGTACGATCTTCCGCAACGGCAGAAGATCTCCCCGATGCAAGTTTCGCGGGTCAACAGGAGAGCTATCTGAATGTACGTGGTGAGACAATGCTCATCGAACACGTCAAGCGGTGTTTTGCCTCCCTCTTTACCGACCGTGCGATCAGTTACCGTCACAGTCGGGGATATGATCATTTTGCCGTCGCCCTCTCGGTGGGAGTGCAGAAAATGATACGCAGCGATAAGGCGAGCAGCGGGGTGATGTTCACCATCGATACCGAAAACGGTTCAGAGAATCTGATCCTCATCAACTCGATTTGGGGATTGGGGGAGAACATTGTCGGCGGGCGGGTGAATCCCGATGAATTCTACGTCTTTAAACCGACACTCAAAGAGGGAAAAATATCCATCCTTAAACGCCAACTCGGCTCCAAAGCCCTGAGCATGACGTATGATGAACGTCATCATACAATGAACCTCTCAACCCCTAAGGAACTCCAAGAGACTTTTTCGATTAATGATGATGAGGTAGCGACATTGGCTACTTATGCATTGACGATCGAAGAACATTACACCGCTATCGCAGGAGAATATCGTCCGATGGATATCGAATGGGCAAAAGACGGCCTTAGCGGAGAGTTATTTATCGTTCAAGCACGACCTGAGACGGTTCAAAGCCGTAAACTCAGCAATAATTCTTTGGAACAATATCATTTGAGTGAAGCAATAGAGAATAAAATTTTATTGAGTGGTAAAGCAATCGGGGAAAAAATCGGCTCCGGTCGGGTAAAAATCATCCATTCTCCTCATGAGGGTGAGAAATTTAATGCCGGCGATGTCCTTGTCGCCGACATCACCGATCCTGACTGGGAACCGATCATGAAAAAAGCATCGGCTGTGATCACCAATCGAGGAGGACGGACATGTCATGCCGCTATTGTAGCACGTGAGATCGGTGTTCCGACAATCGTAGGAACGGTGAATGCGACGGACATGCTGCATGATGGCGATGAAGTGACGGTGAGCTGTGCTGAGGGGGAGAGCGGTCGTGTGTATGCGGGGCTGATTGATTATGAGATCACCAATATCGATTTGGGCAATCTTGCTCCGACTGTAACGAAGCTCTATATGAACGTCGGTAACCCCGATATCGCATTCAAAGTGGCTAAACTCCCAAATGACGGAGTAGGATTGGCACGGATGGAGTTTATCATTACCAATTACGTGGCGGCACATCCGATGGCATTGGTAGAACTTTCTCAGGGCAAAGAAATTAATGAGATGAAAGCTGTGAGAAAAGCGATGCGGGGATATGATGATCCTAAGAGGTTTTTTATCGACAAAATAGCGGAAGGGGTAGGGATGATTGCGGCGGCGTTTTATCCCCGTCCTGTTATCGTCAGAACCAGTGATTTTAAATCCAATGAGTACAAACATATGGTCGGCGGTAAGTCGTATGAAAATGATGAAGAGAATCCGATGATCGGATTTCGCGGAGCCAGCCGCTATTATTCACCGGAGTACAAAGAGGCGTTTATGTGGGAGTGTGAAGCGCTCAAACGGGTACGGGATGAGATGGGGCTCTCTAATGTCAAAGTGATGCTCCCCTTTGTCCGTACGCCTGATGAAGGGCGCAAAGCAATCGCAGTTATGCATGAGGCGGGATTGGTACAGGGGGAGAACGGTTTAGAAATCTATGCCATGTGTGAAATCCCCTCCAACGTCATCCTCGCAGATCAGTTTTTGGAAATCTTCGACGGCTACAGTATCGGTTCCAATGATCTTACGCAGCTCACCCTCGGAGTTGATCGTGACAGTGCATTGGTCGCGGCCGTATTTGATGAACGTAATCCTGCTGTGACACGGATACTGTCACAGGCTATTCGTGCGTGCAAAGAGCGAGGGAAATACATCGGTATCTGCGGTCAGGCTCCATCGGACTATCCTGAAATTACCCGGTTTTTAGTGGAAGAGGGGATCGATTCGATCTCTCTTAACCCCGATTCACTCCTCAAAATGCGACAGGTTGTGAGTGAGTTTGAAGCTAAAAAATAA
- a CDS encoding B12-binding domain-containing radical SAM protein — MHTILLTTLNARYAHTALGLRSLYANMHELQKSTTIVEFTMNEQIQSITEDLLKYSPKIIGIGVYIWNAAQSAELIQTLKKVSPDTIIVLGGPEAGYLPHRVDLSKADYIISGEGEVAFYELCRELLNPVRGEPVEPCTLRQAQGERKPQFIKAPLPDLKAINLPYSAFNDEDVAHRYIYVEASRGCPFECEFCLSSIDEKVRNFPLDQLLEEFEILWQQGARSFKFIDRTFNLNMTFANRILDFFLSKEPPYFAHFEVIPDHFPEVLKAKISQFPAGSLQLEIGIQTLDPEIAKGINRPLKLEKIFDNLRFLENETSAHMHLDLIVGLPGESIEGFGRNLDKLVSLTHSEIQIGILKNLSGTTLSRHDQRHGMIYSDTPPYDILQNNLLSFSDIQKMKRFARFWDIFYNSGSFTKTVPLLWSSPLNRHCGLDPQSEILNQVQDDEEKVRDDKLPAVFKNFYTFSLWIYTQTLSTWKISLERQIALIHAYLCLYHDKEIVEAALIDDLAQRPEKTIPFFLRQSTQDKKIKETHSVTPKRQAKRI; from the coding sequence ATGCACACAATTTTACTGACTACTCTCAATGCCCGCTATGCTCATACCGCACTTGGTCTACGCTCTCTTTACGCCAATATGCACGAGTTACAAAAGAGTACTACTATTGTCGAATTCACGATGAACGAACAGATTCAAAGCATCACCGAAGATCTCCTAAAATACTCTCCTAAAATCATCGGAATCGGTGTCTATATTTGGAATGCGGCGCAAAGTGCAGAATTGATCCAAACGCTCAAAAAAGTCTCTCCGGACACGATTATCGTCCTCGGCGGCCCCGAAGCAGGGTATCTACCCCACCGTGTTGATTTGAGTAAAGCCGATTACATTATCAGTGGTGAAGGAGAGGTGGCGTTTTATGAGTTGTGCAGAGAGTTGCTGAATCCCGTTCGTGGCGAGCCTGTCGAACCATGTACCCTTCGACAGGCTCAGGGCGAACGGAAGCCTCAATTTATTAAAGCTCCGCTTCCCGACCTTAAAGCGATTAACCTCCCCTACTCCGCTTTCAATGACGAAGACGTAGCCCATCGCTACATCTACGTCGAAGCCTCACGCGGATGTCCGTTCGAGTGTGAATTCTGCCTCTCTTCCATTGACGAAAAGGTACGAAATTTTCCCCTCGATCAGCTTCTCGAAGAGTTTGAGATACTTTGGCAGCAGGGAGCACGCAGTTTCAAATTTATCGATCGTACTTTTAACCTCAACATGACATTCGCAAACCGGATATTGGACTTTTTCCTCTCCAAAGAACCGCCGTACTTTGCCCATTTCGAAGTCATTCCCGATCACTTTCCTGAGGTGCTGAAAGCAAAAATTTCCCAATTTCCCGCAGGATCGTTGCAACTCGAAATCGGTATCCAAACCCTAGACCCTGAAATTGCAAAAGGGATCAATCGACCTCTAAAACTCGAAAAGATTTTTGATAACCTCCGCTTTTTAGAAAATGAGACCTCTGCTCATATGCACCTTGATCTCATCGTCGGATTGCCGGGAGAGAGTATCGAGGGATTCGGACGAAATCTCGATAAACTCGTTTCTCTCACCCATAGCGAAATCCAGATCGGTATCCTCAAAAATCTCTCCGGTACCACCCTCTCACGCCACGATCAGCGTCATGGGATGATCTACAGCGATACACCCCCCTATGATATCCTCCAAAATAATCTGCTCAGCTTTAGTGATATTCAAAAAATGAAGCGGTTTGCGAGGTTTTGGGATATTTTCTACAACAGCGGAAGTTTTACTAAAACGGTTCCGTTGCTGTGGAGTTCTCCACTTAACCGTCATTGCGGACTCGATCCGCAATCTGAGATCCTGAATCAAGTTCAGGATGACGAAGAGAAAGTACGGGATGACAAGTTGCCAGCCGTATTTAAAAACTTCTACACCTTCAGCCTCTGGATCTACACCCAAACCCTCTCCACGTGGAAAATATCACTGGAACGTCAAATCGCATTGATCCATGCCTATCTGTGTTTATATCACGACAAAGAGATTGTTGAAGCGGCATTAATAGACGATTTGGCACAGCGTCCTGAGAAAACGATCCCTTTTTTCCTGCGACAATCGACCCAAGATAAAAAAATAAAAGAAACTCATTCGGTTACTCCGAAACGGCAAGCAAAACGGATTTAA
- a CDS encoding cytochrome b5 domain-containing protein translates to MQQFSEEELRKYNGKDGMPAYIAFKNQVYDVTSSKFWQEGTHFKKHFAGCDLTDAMAHAPHSDEVFENYPCIGQFVSPCSLTPENKKDRYRQWYSKYHPHPLIIHFPIALHYFSAFVDILFLDNPSAGYETAVFLSFLIATIAGFFALISGVFSWWINYDFSISKPFVIKLIGALFTLIVGLIPLGQKLLNPNVAFSTGVDGIIYHAVIFMTVISITIVGYYGGKITWGAKK, encoded by the coding sequence ATGCAGCAATTTAGTGAGGAAGAGCTTCGAAAATACAACGGGAAGGACGGTATGCCCGCTTACATCGCCTTTAAAAATCAGGTGTACGATGTCACTTCGTCCAAATTCTGGCAAGAGGGTACCCATTTTAAAAAACATTTCGCGGGGTGTGATCTGACTGACGCAATGGCGCATGCGCCCCATAGTGACGAGGTGTTTGAAAATTATCCCTGTATCGGCCAATTTGTCTCTCCTTGCTCATTAACTCCCGAAAATAAAAAAGATCGGTATCGGCAATGGTACAGTAAATACCATCCCCATCCGCTTATCATACACTTTCCGATTGCATTGCATTATTTCAGTGCATTTGTAGATATTCTGTTTTTAGACAATCCCTCCGCTGGGTATGAAACGGCTGTTTTCCTATCGTTTTTGATTGCGACGATAGCGGGATTTTTTGCTTTGATCTCCGGTGTTTTCAGCTGGTGGATTAATTATGATTTTTCGATCTCGAAACCGTTTGTCATCAAACTGATCGGGGCATTGTTCACCCTCATCGTCGGATTAATTCCGCTTGGGCAAAAACTGTTGAACCCCAATGTCGCTTTTAGCACGGGAGTAGATGGAATAATCTATCACGCCGTTATTTTCATGACGGTCATTTCGATAACGATTGTCGGTTATTACGGCGGAAAAATCACCTGGGGGGCGAAAAAATGA